In Mus pahari unplaced genomic scaffold, PAHARI_EIJ_v1.1 scaffold_5086_1, whole genome shotgun sequence, the DNA window cACTTCTTTGACTCTCTTCTAAGGATCATTGAATTCTATGGCATCTATGCCCATAAATTAAGCAAAGAAATCTTAAGCAATGCAGCAATCATTCTCTATATCTCAGGCCTGAGCGTCCTCAGTGCTATTAGAACAGAGCCCTGCCTGTCAGTATTGTGGCCAATCTGGTACCACTGCCACTGCCCAAAAAACACATCAGTTCATATGTGCCCTAATCTGGGTTCTGTGCTTTCTCGTGGGCATCCTCGATTGGTTCTTCTCAGGATTCCTGGGTGATACTCATCATCATTTGTGGGAAAATGTTGACTTTATTATAACTGCATTTCTGAGGTTTTTATTTATGCTTCTCCCTGGGGCCTGTCTGGCCCTACAGGTGGGGATTCTCTGTGGTTCCAGGAGGAAACCCCTCTCCAGGCTGTACGTTACCATCTCTCTCACAGTGATGTTCTACCTCATCTGTGGCCTGCCTCTTGGGCTTTACTTGTTCCTGTTATACTGGTTTGGGGTTCATTTACATCATCCCTCTTGTCACATTTACCAAGTTTCTGCAGTCCTGTCCTGTGTAAACAGCTCAGCCAACCACTACATTTACTTCCTTGTAGTCTCCTTTAGACAGTATAGAAAGCATCGGTTCCTCAAAATTGTTCTTAAGAGTGCTCTGGAAGACAATCCTGAGGAGGACAAATATACAGACAGCCATCTTCAGAAAACCACTGAGATGTCAGAAAGTAGATGTTGAGAGTCAACACAACGTTAAATTATTTTTCCCTCAGAAATGCCTCAGTGATTGCAATGCTttcaattgtttattttcttttaaatccaaTTTTCTTATACTTCTCAAAGTAGTCAGAAATGAGAATTTCTCCAACATTCTTGGCACTGTCAAAGAATTTATCAAATATCCTCCAAAAATTTCTCACAGAACACTTTTttgcaattttgttttcttttcactttttattttttattagatattttatttacatttcaaatgaaatcccctttcctgatccccTCAGAAAAACCCCTTATCCTCTTGCCCTTGTTCACCAACCCATACACTCCCaattcctgtccctggcattgccctatcctggggcataggGCCTTCACAaaatcaagggtctctcctcccactgatctgacaagaccatcctctgccacacatgcaactagagccatgggtcccttcatgtgtactctttggttggtggtttagtccctgggagctctggtggtactgactagttcatattgttgttcctcctatggggatgcaaaccccttcaactctgccagtcctttctctagctcctccattgggaaccctgtgctcagttcaacgaatgactgtgagcatacacttctgcaTTTataaggcactggcagagcctctcaagagacagctatatcaggcttctgtcagcaagcacttgttggcatctacagtaGTGTAtgagtttggtgactatatatggaatggatccccaggtggggcagtctctggatggcctttccttcagtctctgctccacaccttctctctgtaacaccttccatgggtattttgtttcccctagTAAGAGGgacctaagtatccacactttggtcttccttcttcttgagctgcatgttgtctgtgaattgtatcttgggtattctgagcccttgggctaatatccacttatcagtgagtacataccatatgtgctcttttgtgactgggttacctcacacagaatgatattttctagttctatctatttgcctaagaactccaagaattcattgtatttaatcgctaagtagtactccatcatgtaaatgtaccacattttctgtatccattcctctgttgagggacatctggtaatagaattaaagactcagaaatgaacacatacacatctggtcacttgatctttgacaaaggagctaaaaccatccagtgccGGGTGATGGCTAAGGCCAGGAGAccgctcccgggcagacacccctcctcggtcgggataagcgctggatgactggaaccagaaatgggatccttcccagaagctgtgacacctCGCCaatccgccctctccctggcagtgcactggagcaaagatggttcaccttccagctcaggctttgagactcctccagggcagacacccctcctcgggtgggaaaggtgccgggtgatggttcaggccaggagactgctccggggcagacacccctcctcgggcgggatctaaaatattttttagatgCTAGGACTTCACCCATGGGGACAGACAGAATTAAGTTTACCATGAACTCCAGATAGACTTGACTAAGTACTCTTCTACTTCTTAGTTGCTTAAGTTTGCTCAGAAATGGATTTATTGGTATTAACTCCTTAATGTCTGTCATTTGCATACACCCCATTGTGGTCTCAGATCAACCTGAACAGTTCTCATCCCAGAAATGAGGAACagtccaaaccaaaccaaaaagagcTTTCAGAGACAAGGagggaagttaaaaaaaaaaaaaaaaaaacaaattgaactCATGCTGGACATGGTGGTTGCATGCTTGTAAgtccagaacttgggaagctaaagcagggagagagagagagagagagagagagagagagagagagagagagagagagaaagaaagagagaggctagACCTGGGCCTGGACCTGGGCCTGGTGTGAGCTTTTTTGAGACATTAAAACCCACCCTCAACCCTCaagtgatgcacttcctctaacaaagccatacctcctaatcctttactttttattaattaatttattcattttacatcccaatatcattCCCCTCTCCAGCCTATCTTCCCTCACACCTCTCCCCCAATTCACCCATTACCTTTCCTCTGAGAAAGGGAAGCCCTGCCCCCTGTATATGACTCCCCCGCATATCACACTCCTTGTATACCAAACACACAACcttgcattctctcccactgaggccagacaagatagCCCATCTACAGGAatgggatccaaaggcaggcaacaggtccagggacagctcctgctccagttgttggggacctgtttgaaaaccaagctacacatctgctacatatgttaaGAAGGCCTAGGCTCAGcccatgttctttggttgttgattcagtctctgtgaacctccaaatgtccaggttagttgattctttgatATTCTGTGGAAACCCCATCCTCTTCACATTCCTCAATGCTtgccccaactcttccacaagactccccaagctccatctaatatcAGGCTAGGGTTTCCATATGACccttgagaattgttctttcaaggcctttaaagaattatgttggaattttgataagaattgcattgaatctgtagattgcttttggtaagttggacatttttactatgttaatcataatgctccatgagcatgggagatcttcccatcttctaatatcttcttcaattttctttcctCAGGGACATGAAGTTCCTGTCATACAGGTCCTTCATTTACTTAGCTAGTGTTGCACCAAGATATTCTATAGTATTTCTATAAAAGGTGTTATCTCCCTAAGTTCTTTCTCAGCTAGTTTATCCTttatataaaggagggctactaatTTCTTTGGGTTAATTTTGTGTCTAGGCACTTGTTGAAGGACTTTATCAGTGtcaggtgtaggagttctctagAAGAATTTGGGGGGGTCACTTACGTATACTATCATGTTATCTGCAGAtagatactttgacttctctcTTCCAATTTTAGTCCCCTTATTCTCCTTTAGTTGTCATATTGCTCTGACTacaatttcaagtactatattgaagagaaaTTGAGAAGGTAAAGAGTCTTGTCATCTCCTTGATTTCAGGGAACttcctttaagtttctctccatttaatttgatactaCCAATTGTCTTGTTTTATATTGCCTTTACTGTGTTTAGATATGTACCTTGTGTCCATGagctctccaatacttttaatatgaaggggtgttggattttgtcaaatggtttttcctcatctaatgagatgatcatatgtttttaaatctttgagtttgtttttatagtggattgtgttgatggatttctgtatattgaaccatccctgcatccgtGGATTtaagcctacttgttcatgatgaATGAcgcttttgatgtgttcttgcatttggtttgccagaattttattgagtattttttacaTCTATGTTTATAAGAGAAATCAGTctcaaattctttttgtttgttgagtcTTTGCATAGTTTAGCTGCCAGGGTGACTGGGGCCTTACAGAATAAGATTGGCAATATgccttgtgtttctattttgtggaatagtttgaggggtATTAATATTAGATCTTCCTTGAAAGTTTtgtaaaattctgcactaaaaccatgtaaccctgggcttttttttgttgggagacttttattgactgtttctattttcttaggaCTATCATGTAGTCCTAAGATCAGTCCTCAATCACCTGATCTTGATTTGACTTTGGGAAGTGCTATGCTGggcttcaacaacaacagaaacaacagaaagcctgcaCACTCTCAGAAACTACTGatcaactctctactcaatgaccactgggtcaggaaagaaataaagacagaaattaaagactttctagaattcaatgaaaatgaaggcacaacatacccaaatctGTAGAACACAATGAATGcactgctaagaggaaagttcctaatactaagtgcctccataaataaattagtaagttCTCacaccagcaatttaaaagtattcctgaaagctctaggaaaaagaaacaagcacacccaagaggagtagacagcagtgAATTATCAAAGTCAGCACTGAAATCAACTAATTAGAAACAAAGTGAACactacaaagaatcaaagaaaccaggagatggttctttgagaaaatcaacaagatagaaaaactcttagccaaactaaaaggcagagagacaatatccaaataaacacaatcataaatgaaaagggagacataacaaaggacattgaggaaattcaaagattCATTAGGTCTTACATCAAAAAcctaatccttttcaaatagtGTTACTCCCTAATGAATAAGCATTCATTTACAGGAACCtctggggccattcttattcaaatcaccacaaaggGAGACATGGTAATTGACCCCAATGAAATTCAGATTCTtacaaaatgttttgaaaagCTGTACCctgagaaatttgaaaaaaaaatcttgaagaaatTAGTATATTTCTAGATATGTATGACCTATGAAAATTAAACCAAGGAGCCATAACCCACTTAATTAGCCCATTAACAAGCATCAAGATTGAATCAGTAATAAAATGTTTCCCAATCAAGAGAAAAGGCCAGCTCAAAGGAATTTAGTGCTAATTTTTCCCACTGCCTTAAAACATTAATACCGATGCTCCTCAAAACCCTCAAAAGGGGTAAAATGACAAATTCATTTCTTCAAGTTAGTATTATACTAAATCCAGACTAGTACACAGCAAATAGGTTTGTGGGACAATCTACCTGGCAAAGTTAGATGCAAAATTTCTCAGGAAATTTTTGCAGACCAAATTCAACTAAACACCAAAAAGTTTATTCACCAATCcctctaggctccacccaacatcTACCTAACAAGAGCATGCATGGCCTCCTTCCAGGTGCAAGCCATGGCATAGAAGAAGGACTGAccacttgcttctctctctctctctctctctctctctctctctctctctctctctctctccctctcccttcctcccttcctgtctctctgtctctgtctctccctctccctctcttcctcttctccccctctccttcctcttcccccctctccatctccctctccctctcttcctcttctccccctctccttcctcttccccactctccctctcccgttccctcttcctccatcttctctgtcttcctcatgtgttcctggccagcctcttcctctctttccttttgtccttctttgtaacacacacacacacacacacacacacacacacacacaccctttctctgcctctaccccttttccaggtcccccttccttcccactaATAAATACTTCATACTCAGTCTGTTGCATGGCTTGGCCGTTCAGGTAAACACCTTGGCAGGACACACTAAGGTACTCTTTCCTACAACATTATaccacattttataaaacataacaatAACTGAGTGGACTTCTTTCAAGGAATGCAAGGATGATTaaacacacaaatcaataaaagTATATATCACATTAATCAGCACAAGGCTAGAAACCATATAATTACCATAATCAGTGTAGAAATTGATAATTCTGCTATCCTTTCATTTAGACTACATGAAGAAACTAATAGAAGGAATATATCACAACACAGTAAAGGCTATGTATGACAAACTATAATAAATTTTATGCTAAATGGAGAAAATTTCAAAACCTTTCTATTAAATCAAGAAGGTTTTTTCACTCCTTCCCTTGGGATGTCCAGGCACTGCTACACAGCAAGTGGGGAAGGATGGAGTGGAGCCCAGTTCAGATGTCTGAGTCTTCCCTGAGGGGTCTGAGCCCAGAAACACTGGGCAGACGAAAAGAAAAGATGAGTCTAAGTCCAGAAGGGGTGGGTCAAGGTCCACCAGTAAAAGCCTGGGGAAGGAGTTCTCAAAAGATTTCAATGATAAGCTCTTCAGTATTATAGCTCTTTTACAAAACAGCTTTCTTAGAGGCTATGAAACAGCTTGTTCCCCAAATCATTATTTGGGATGAATCATGGGCTATACAAACCTTGGAAGGTGAGAAGGGGTTCTTCTTAAGGTGAAGTTTCATGGGCTGAGGTTTAAAATTCTGGAGATGTTTCAGTCACATGGAGAGCATTCTAGGGATCaggtggagaagaggaagccccactAAGAAAAGGAAGTCCTCCAATTTTGTGCCAACCTCAGAAAAGCTGTCTGGACACGATAGACTACAACCTTATTAGCAAGGTGCAACAGAAAGAGACAAGGGTATCCACTTTCTTCAGTCTGATTCAATATGACTATATGGAAGTCTCAAACAAGAGAAATAATGTAGTTACAATTAGGTAAGGAAAAGGTTAAAGTATTCCTATTTATATAAGTGAAAAGACTGCACCAGAAACTTCCCAGAACTGACAAACATTTTTAGCAAGGTGTCAGGATACAGAGTCAACATATAATTACTATTTTCCTGTATACCAAAAAAGAAACATgctgagaaaaatagaaatgttaaaacatttttttaaaaaaacttgaaaaagacACTATAAGATGTAATGTCCATTTGTATAATACAGAGAGTTAATATTATGTATAACAAAAATGATatacagattcagtgcagtaCCCACCAAAATTTCAATGACTTTcttcacagaagaagaaaaacaaatcacagggggaaaaaatcccaCAGAAGCATAAAAGACTTTTGCTACCCAAAGAAATCCTGAGCAAAATGAACAATGTTGGAGCTATCAGAATAAGTGATTTAAATCATTCTACTTAGTCATAGTAGCAAAAACAGTGTAGTACTGACACAAAGGACTATAAAATACATCAAACCTATATGGAATCAGAGACCCAAAAGGCAGATTCCACAGAAACAGCTACAGGTTTACAAAGACGCCAAAGACATTTGtgacggtttgtatatgcttggcccagggagtggcactattagaaggtttaGCCTCATTGGAGTCACTGTGAGTAGAGGCTTTAATACCCTCTTCCTAggtgcctggaagacagtcttctgctaGCTTCCTTCTGAACAGAAGGTGGAACTCTCtgttcctcctgtaccatgtctgtctAGGCACTcccatactcctgccttgatgataatgaactgaatctctgaacctgtgagTCAACCCCAATTAGATGTCATCCTTACAAGAGTTgttagtcatggtttctgttctcaACAGTAAAGCGCtaattaagacagaagttggtaccagggactcagtattgctgtgataggcctgaccatgcttttgtttgcaaGAATGTGGATTtagggactttggatttggaaagtggTGGAATGCTTTAATTGGTACTCAATGGCCCATCCTAGTAAAGAAATATGGAAGGCActgttgctgagagtgatttgaactgtagaAGCCTGGCTCTAGAAGTTTCAGAGaatttccatatgtgtgtgttgaaGAATGTGGCTAGTTTTAGCCCTTgcctgaagagtctgcctgaggctaaggtgaagataTTTAGAACAATTCCTTTGATAAAGAAAGTCTCAAAATAGGCTGGTATAAATTCTCttgtgtggttactaaagttcactcttatgaagaacattttaatgaaaaggagtgagctgagaaaatgaaaaatataaaatctgtggTTCCAGCATTAAAAGTGcaccaggaagaaaaataaaactaaatcctgcatttaatatattaaaatgaattaagatttcttcaggattgaactacagctgcctggtgtctgcttacTGAAAGAACGGGACTGTAGCTACAGATTCACAcgggtgtctgcctgcctagaggactggactgcagctgctaaGTCatttttggtgtttgctacaggattgaactgctgcccaagaaaATCGAGCTTACACCCAAAGAACTGTTGCTGAACAACTCCACTTCCCCCACaccctaataacttttctcttccactacctctgctagGTGGTGGGCTAGAGTATAaattgaacccttattaaaagtgggGTGCAAAAAATTTTCTGCTTACAGAGACTTGAGttattgttttcttgatatctagtgtCTccaattcttatatattttaGCTATAAGCATTCTGTCAGGTGtagaattagtaaaaataaataaaaaaccttttcccattctataggctgctGCGTTGactgaatgttgtcctttgttGTAAAGAAGCTTTTCGGTTTCATAAGGTcccttttcttaattttcaatcttagtgcctgtgctaatagtgttctgttcagaaacacTTCTCTTGTGCCAGTGAAggctattccccattttctcttctattgtgtccagttttatgttgaagtatTTGACCACCCATTTGGAGTTAAGGTTTGTACAAAGTGgttaagtatggatctatttgaattcttctacatacagatatccagttagacttGCACAATAAAAAGACCAAGATGCTGGGTTTTTATTCAATGCATGTTTCTGGtttatcaaaaatcagatgtccataGGTGTTTAAATTCATGCTTGAgttttcaattctgttccactgatcaATGTAGGtgtttttgtgccaataccatgtagttttgtTTGGGGTAgttgtttgtcttggtttttggtttgctttataGTTGcattgatatatagatatatacatacaccatcCTGACCACcatttcctctccatcctctcttcccAGCACTTTACTACAATAGTTCTGTAGAACATTTTAAACCTcaggatggtgatacctccagcagttcttaTATTATTCAGGATTTTTTAGCAAACctggattttttgtgtttccatgtgaagTTAAAAATTATCCTTCCGAGATCTGGGAAaacttgtgttggaattttaacaatgattgcatttaatctgtagactgcttttggttgCATAACAATTTTTGCTATATTCACACTATCAACCCATGAGCATGGATAACCTTCCAACTCCTGATTCATTTCACAGTTTATTTCTTCACAGTTTATTTCTTCAGTATTCAGTATTTATGATGCAAgactttcacttccttggttagagttacccccaagatattcTATGGTATTTGAGGTCCCaatgaagggtgttgcttccctcaTTTACTTCTAagcctgtttgtcatttgtataacaGCTACTTGGCTAAAAGAGTTAATCAGCTGTAGGAGCTTCTCAGTGGGATATTTAGGGTCAGTAGTGTATATTATCATCTGCAATAAGGATACTTTGActtctcctttccaatttgtattccttggatctccttcagttgtctttctGTTCTAGCTACAACCTCAAGTACTTACTGAATAGGTTTAGAGGAACTGGAAATCTTGTCttgtcctgattttagtgggaaggCTTCGATTTCTCTCTGTTGAGTCTGATGTTAGCTGTTTGCTATAAGCTGCCTTTACTATGTTCTATGTGCCTTGTGTCCCCagtctctctaagacttttatcatgaaggggtgttggatagTGTCAAAGGGCTGTTCTGTATTTGGTGAAATGATAGCGTGGGTTTTACATTTCAgtgtgtttatatggtagatgacatttattgatttacttatATTGAACtgtccctgcatccttgggatgaaatctacttggtcatggtgggtGATCCTATAGATGTG includes these proteins:
- the LOC110314734 gene encoding LOW QUALITY PROTEIN: mas-related G-protein coupled receptor member X1-like (The sequence of the model RefSeq protein was modified relative to this genomic sequence to represent the inferred CDS: inserted 2 bases in 1 codon); translation: MVWVLRDNTGRFVSMNPTISSHNTESTPLNETGHPNCSPILTPFFLVLITVLEGLAGNTIVLWRLGFCMFRKAISVYVLNLALEDSFFLCCHFFDSLLRIIEFYGIYAHKLSKEILSNAAIILYISGLSVLSAIRTEPCLSVLWPIWYHCHCPKNTSXFICALIWVLCFLVGILDWFFSGFLGDTHHHLWENVDFIITAFLRFLFMLLPGACLALQVGILCGSRRKPLSRLYVTISLTVMFYLICGLPLGLYLFLLYWFGVHLHHPSCHIYQVSAVLSCVNSSANHYIYFLVVSFRQYRKHRFLKIVLKSALEDNPEEDKYTDSHLQKTTEMSESRC